From the genome of Papaver somniferum cultivar HN1 chromosome 2, ASM357369v1, whole genome shotgun sequence, one region includes:
- the LOC113350604 gene encoding uncharacterized protein LOC113350604, which yields MAHRYSLDAFDRMMRDITEIVEPFGGKIIIMGDDFLQVLPVNPRSTRGQTVDACLSRRICHAAEDAYYSEFLMRVGDGDESCVANDMIKVPEDMVIPWVSDSSLSRLIDVTFPNLVENSRDKDYMVNRALIILLNEYVEKLNDRVLSIFPEKEVLLYSFDSVDDDTHGLLPTRIPEQHCS from the exons ATGGCGCATCGCTACTCTTTGGACGCATTTGATCGGATGATGAGGGATATCACTGAGATAGTTGAACCATTTGGTGGAAAAATTATAATCATGGGAGATGATTTCCTCCAGGTACTACCAGTGAATCCAAGGAGTACAAGGGGACAAACAGTTGATGCATGTCTTAGCAG AAGAATATGCCATGCAGCCGAGGATGCATATTATTCTGAGTTTTTGATGCGTGTTGGTGACGGGGATGAATCGTGCGTTGCTAATGACATGATAAAGGTTCCGGAAGATATGGTCATACCATGGGTTAGTGATTCTTCTTTGTCTCGGCTTATAGATGTAACATTTCCAAACTTGGTGGAAAATTCCAGAGATAAAGACTACATGGTCAATAGGGCATTGATCATACTATTGAACGAGTACGTCGAGAAGCTTAATGACCGAGTACTTAGCATCTTTCCTGAAAAAGAGGTTCTATTGTACTCATTTGATTCTGTAGACGACGATACTCACGGTCTTTTACCAACAAGAATACCTGAACAACATTGCTCCTGA